AGAATCGTTACCTTCAACATGAACTAAAGAAAACAATGCTTCAGTATTCTCAAGTACAAGAGGAATTGAATTCTTTCCTCAAGAAATTTGATTCATTGAAACATCGAAGTGACAAGATGACGCTCAAATTGCAAGAGCAGGGTATATCCGAGTTTGTGTCACCGACCAAAGACAACTACGCAACCGTGGCTGTTGGCAATAATTCTATAATAAATGCCGATGTCGTTGTGGGAAAACAAAAGGCTAAGAGTTACCAAGGTATGTTCGAAATTAAAGTACTCACACGtattcaatatttaaaattaatgtaAAATAACCAACACAGGTCTAGTCAAATTTCGCTGTGAAGACCTGGACAAGATTTTCCAACGTTTGGTTAACGATATGACCACGAGAGTAGCCATTGGCTTATTGCCAGGTTTCCCAGCCTACGTTTTGTTTATGTGCATTCGGTAAGTTTGTTTTTCATACAGACTGAGCAAGTGACATATGTCCAATACTCCTTGTTGTTCTCCCAGTTACACTGATCTCATTAATGCCGATGATGATGTATGCACTTTACTAAGTAAATTTGTGAAACACGTCAAGAAAACACATCGCAATGCTCACGTGACAGAATATCGAATTCTGTGGCTCGTTAATTCAATAACGTAAGTATGAAATTCCATGTGAGAGAGTTTTAagttattaattttgttttttttttttttttgattttcccaGCCTTTTAAACCTTCTCAAACAGTACGGGGATGTTGAGGAGTATGTCAATTTTAATACTGAAAAGCAAAACCAACAACTGCTAAAGAATTTCAATTTGTACGAGTATCGTCGTGTCATTTCGGAAATTATATTGAAATTATACGAAGCATTGGTTAAGCAAGTCGAGAGTCTGCTGGAACCGTATATAGTGCCAGCGATTTTGGACAATGATGAAATTCAAAGAGGTCGCCAACAAGGCGGTTTACGTGGGCGAAATTTATCTCTCGATGGCAGCAACACGTCTCCCGAACATGGCAAAATGGCCGCTTGGAAGCAATTGATCAGCCAATTGGAACATTTCTATAAACAATTTACCCATTTTGGCCTGGATCGTTGCTATTCCGAGCAActtttcacacaaattatgtATTTCATATGTGCCGTAGCCATGAATTGTTTGATGCTGCGAGGCGATGTTTGTATGTGGGAGACGGGTATGGTCATACGCTATAATTTGGGTCACATCGAGGAGTGGGTGCGAGACAAGAAAATGGTGAGTAACTTGTTATGTGTGGGCTATTGagatgacatttcaatttattaatttatttttaaagtcgAATGATGTTTTGGTGCCCTTGGCTCCTCTCAATCAAGTCTCACAACTGCTCCAATCCCGCAAAAGTGAGAATGATGTCCAAAGTATTTGCGATTTAAGTACAAACCTAAACACAGCCCAAGTACtgaaggtgagtttgaaatgatTTGTTCATAtcttttattgcaaattttgtatacattctttgatttttttttagataatgaAATCCTATAAACTTGATGATTACGAAAGTGAGATTACCAACACCTTTATTGAGAAGCTTACCGAAAAACTAAATGAGCGTCATAtggtatgttttttttataaatttccctATTTACGTATTAAATGAGACTTAGAGGACTTGAGAGATACATTTTCTATGATGTAATGAATAGAGGTTGCGCTGCATGTAACCTAAAGCCCATACCGATTGGGTGATCGTTTtatattgggaaaatatggatcCAAGGTCCCTACATACACAGAATTGTTGTGTATAAacataagataaaatttcagaatttctGACTGAGTGAAGCAGTTCTAcattacttgttgttgttgtagcagtgtggtatacactgaagcggcagcccttgccgatgaaggtcttcatcgggtcaatctgatgcgaacaaccagctgccatgggattgctcaTATTGAATTGGTCCTATATTTAATCCTGGCCAATTGGTTTAACCATCACTCCAAGTTGCAGCATAGTCACTTGGTGCATCATCATCAGCAATCGTTCCTAATTCTAAACAACCTATACTTATCAAGAATTCCGATTACAAATGAAAAATACTTTAATTGCTATGCCTAATACTGGCGCAAACATTTTTATGGGTGGTCATATCCTCACTAGATGCTGGCGACAATTATGGATATTTGTAATTATCTGGTTTGGCCATTTTTGTGGCTTTTTGTTACATGTTGTGAATTACTTTCGACTTGTTAAAATTGTCGACCATTTCGTCTCGGCAACAAAAAGAGAATCTTATAGGATTATCGTGGAGCTAAAATTTAAATCCTACATGATTCAATTTTACCCGCCGTTCCCTAATGGGATGTTTGTTGATAAACAGCGCCATATGAGTGCTTAAGAAGTAAGACTGAACTGAATTGATCTATACTTGATAGGATTGTATGTCCATATTTCGACATTTTTGTAAACGTTATGAAAAAGCGAAATAATCGTATGTTACGATGGGTATACAAAGATGGTAGCCGTATTACCATAGCGAAATAATCGCGGAGTCGATAGGAATAGGTTTCTGTTCAAATGTCTGAACagaaacttgaggtcgagtgcgaaacACAATTATCGTGGAGCTAAAATTTAAATCCTAAATCCGCCGTTCCCTAATGGGatgtttgttgaaaatttaCATCTGATGGCATAGTTAAACTCATAGCTCtgaattacagcaaaatcggataaatagcTCCATATGAGTGCTTAAGAAGTAAGACTGAACTGAATTGATCTAAGCTTGATAAGACCGCAtggccatatttcgatatttttataaACGTTATGAAAAAGCAGTATATTCGTATGTTACGATGGGTAGACAAAGATAGGAGCCGTGTTACCATAGCGAAATAATCGCGGCGTCGATAGGAAACTTAAGTGCCAGTGGCATTGTGAAACAGTGAAACGTGAAAACGTATTACTGAAATTACTTTCGATATCTTTACAAAACTCAAAATACTACAGGCGCACTTATGCAGAATAAGTGTGGAAGGTAACGGCGTGTGTATTTATACAGTAGCATGgggcggtatatatatatataatacatCAGGTCTATAAACAATCACACTGTGTATAAGACGTATTTTTctaacataaattaaaaaactcCTCGAACTCCTCCTTGGGCGaagattatttatttaattatttttcgtttatttctctttcgagacaagcttaATGAGCGaagattttttgcaatggaaaaaggAAAGCGGTCCATCCGTGGTTCGAGGACTTATTCGAACACATTAGGTGTGGACTCTTCAAGGGCCATACGTTGGTAGGTCGTACTTATGTATATCGAATATACCCCGAAAACGGGTTTGCGATGCGAATACAATACGAACTAAGTCCGACACCTTTTACACTAGCTGTTCATTTCCACCGCATGTactttcttttttgtccatacaaCTGAAATTGCTTCCGTGATATACACATATTATTTGTGCATCTTTTAGAAGTTTTATTGATGGCCTCGTACGCCagacaacggctctcgctgtggCTGGGATTGTCTAGGTTTGAATCCCGGCCGGGTCTGCCGAATTCTTATAGTGTTAttctttttctttgcaaaaaaatCTTCAATCATTATGCTCGTCTCGACAGAAATaaacgaaaaatttaattacattACCTTAAATATTTACTCATACAATTAATTTTCCTTCTACATTTTTTCGTTTCAGATTAAAAACGACGAATTTACTATGGATCAGAAACTCATTTATCCCTTTAAAGTGGTCTTCAAATACAGTGACATTAAATTGGAAGAAATTGAGATTCCAAGACATTTGGGTTTAGACGAtttattacagaaaatttaaacTCCTATCTAGAAAACACTATGCAACTTGAACATTCCTAAAACCACCTATTAGTTTTTTTAGTATCTTGTGTTagtttttatatgtatattttatttaaaatgaaagTATAACTCTCCTTTGGCGTTCTTCTGTTCCAGTATTTTAAAGTATTCTCACCTGAAGTAGTGCTTCCATATATAAAATCATGGATTGAATTGGTGTTTGTTAATGTAATAGGTCATGTATGTAATGCAAAATTGAGTGTAACTCAAGTAAAGAATTGCAGGGAGAGATGATGGAAAAGCAgactaaatgaaaaattgcCTTAATGCCCTTTGAAAGGTTTAAATATAATATTGGTATACCTGATCTGAATATgaaatatttcgaaaaatatttagaaCAATTATTAACCCCATAGTTGAATATTTTTAATCCAAACATTCCGACATACATAATTCCTAGTTAGACTTGCCCATATAATTTTTGTatctttacattttttctttttgctatgTTCAATGCCAATATGCATTTCAATAATTTGTTATGTTCGTGTACTTAATCCAGAAGGGGAAAAATCGtatgaaaacttttcaacaagTTTTCTCTTTTTGATAAAGAATAATATTTAGAATGAAGTCATGTAACTTTatacaatatttatttatattatgaagctgatatatacaaatattatatttattattgcATTAGAAAATGAATAAGCTATTTTGAAgcaaatgaaaaatgttgaataaaatttaaCAGAGCGTTCACATTGTAACAAttgtttgtatatttattttcaatcatAATTCACTATTGCCTTGGACAATTTATTCTTTGGTAAATCGATGGATGGCTTACGCTCTAATATTATACCTGTTCCAATAGTTGCACCATTCTCCCGTATTGTAAAGGCTTGTCCGGGGCACATTACCATTTTACGCAATAGTGTTATTCGAACATTTCCATGCTCGCCCGGCATTAGCATGCCATCGGAGGGTACTAAATGGGAATATATCATTCAAAATAAATTCTAATGGTATGTATTACTGGGAACTCACTCATATCAATGCGAGCCGGAACATTCCACGTTACACTAAATAATTGTTGTATATATTTCGATAGCATTGGTTTAGTTCGCCCGCCCTCACTGCGAGACAACAGATACATGGATCCTACAAAATGATTTGATATACCTTCCGATCCTTGCTGTGTAAGTAACATTCCGCGTTCAACACTAGAAATTTTTACACCACGTAAAAGAGCTCCAACATTTTCTCCAGCCACTGCCTATAAGATTGACaacaataaacattttttatgggCAGTTAATTTAAAGTAAAGTGCATTTCAATTTTGTGGGTGGATGGCTATATTATGGTTGGCAAGGTTGCCACTGAATCATCAAAAGTGGATTAAACAAATTGAAATTGGCATCGAACTCAATACTCATACTACAACAGCGATGGACCAAATCCAGTAGAAATAATGAAATACTGGTAGAAATAATGATAATATTTTCCATAAACACTTCATTATTACTCTATTTTGGTAAAAGCAGTCAATGAGTTGCATCAGGTTACATAATCTGAATGAAATCATTtgaaaacatcaaaaatttgGAAACTTGATTGTAAAATAGCAAATTTATCCACAAACATTTCTTTTGGGGAACAGGGGTAAAATTATCACATTtcaatgagagctgtccgattcaagcacATGATAAGTTACCTACTTTGTGTAGCCATATCTCAACGGAATGCCACAAAGCAACTTTTCTTCGGggaaaagaggtgtcgcaatgtcGCCAGCGTTGAGAAGGGATAACAACTGCGGAAAAGCTTTTTTTAGTAGCTTAACTCTGAAAAATATATTCAACCCTGTTATTTATCTTATACGTAGATGGGTTTTGATACCATTATTTGTTTTCGGTTTTGGATGCAATTTTCGCAAACATAGTCATTTATCTTACCTTGGGTACGCTTTTCCTAAATATTTGTATATCGCTGACAGAAGTTTTAATATTCTGATTAAATCCCAATAGATCGCATTCTGCATTCTTCAATATTGTACCACGTTTTATTGTTCCAACAACAACAGTTCCCCTACCAGGCACGGTAAAGGCATTGTCAATAGGCAGTATAAAAGGCGAATCGTAGTCCCGTTTTGGGGTTTGCACGTAGAAATCGATATGTTCCAGGAGATTTTCAATGGCAGGCACACCAAATGGTGAAGGATCTTCACGCAATGCCAAAAGGGCAGAGCCACATATAACAGGACTATTAATACCATCaaatccgaaatcggttaacatttCACGCATTTCAATTTCTACCAATTCTAGAACTTCTTGGTCAACTAAATCCGCCTTGTTTATGAAAACAATTATACGTTGTATACCAACTTGCTTTGCTAATAATAAATGTTCACGAGTTTGTGGCATTTGACCATCTGTGGCAGCAACAACTAAAATAGCACCGTCCATCTGTGATGCTCCAGATATCATATTCTGAAAGACAAATATATGTTAAAATGAATCGAAATGTGAATTCCAACACTATAATCACAAACCTTAATATAATCAGCATGACCTGGACAATCCGTATGGGCATAGGTTCGCGAAGGTGTCTCGTAACCAATATGGCAAGC
The genomic region above belongs to Stomoxys calcitrans chromosome 5, idStoCalc2.1, whole genome shotgun sequence and contains:
- the LOC106096110 gene encoding elongation factor Tu; this translates as MFGNKQTLVMNMRPLIIRLGRLLRHELRLKRHVKIASCIHAIGGYQSSNGNNNISSTRFLTTAGNAAKLETDKPHCNIGTIGHVDHGKTTLTAAITKVLSKKGLSEFVSYDQIDRAPEEKARGITINACHIGYETPSRTYAHTDCPGHADYIKNMISGASQMDGAILVVAATDGQMPQTREHLLLAKQVGIQRIIVFINKADLVDQEVLELVEIEMREMLTDFGFDGINSPVICGSALLALREDPSPFGVPAIENLLEHIDFYVQTPKRDYDSPFILPIDNAFTVPGRGTVVVGTIKRGTILKNAECDLLGFNQNIKTSVSDIQIFRKSVPKAVAGENVGALLRGVKISSVERGMLLTQQGSEGISNHFVGSMYLLSRSEGGRTKPMLSKYIQQLFSVTWNVPARIDMIPSDGMLMPGEHGNVRITLLRKMVMCPGQAFTIRENGATIGTGIILERKPSIDLPKNKLSKAIVNYD